Proteins encoded by one window of Anaerolineales bacterium:
- a CDS encoding DNA cytosine methyltransferase → MSNRFKLLDLFCGGGGAAMGYARAGFQVTGVDVKPQPNYPFPFLQMDALSMDYEALLSYDVIHASPPCHVYSRASALARKWGKVYPDLYHQTKAMLVASGKPFIIENVQGSPIRGGLCLCGTMFGLGVFRHRLFESNVRLQKTKQRCSCKNERIGAGYVSVAGNLTNKRAASQAMGIDWITNKRQLFEAIPPAYTQFIGLQLMKLLNTGIHEKLALVTPKVGIQHSLWELE, encoded by the coding sequence ATGAGTAACCGGTTTAAACTATTGGACTTGTTTTGTGGGGGGGGCGGCGCGGCAATGGGCTATGCGCGGGCGGGTTTTCAGGTAACAGGTGTCGATGTTAAGCCGCAACCCAATTATCCTTTCCCTTTTTTGCAAATGGACGCCCTCAGTATGGATTATGAGGCGCTTCTAAGCTATGACGTGATCCATGCCTCCCCACCTTGCCATGTTTACAGTCGTGCATCAGCTTTAGCCCGCAAATGGGGCAAGGTCTATCCTGACCTATATCACCAAACAAAGGCAATGTTGGTGGCGAGCGGGAAACCGTTCATCATTGAGAATGTGCAAGGGTCGCCCATCCGAGGCGGCTTGTGCCTGTGTGGAACGATGTTCGGGTTGGGGGTTTTTAGACATCGCTTGTTTGAAAGTAATGTCCGTCTCCAAAAAACTAAGCAACGTTGCTCATGCAAAAACGAACGCATTGGGGCTGGCTATGTGTCTGTAGCGGGAAACCTGACCAACAAAAGGGCAGCTTCTCAGGCGATGGGAATTGATTGGATCACCAATAAACGGCAACTTTTTGAGGCGATCCCCCCGGCATACACCCAATTCATCGGGCTTCAACTCATGAAACTCCTTAACACTGGGATTCATGAGAAGCTGGCGCTCGTGACACCAAAGGTTGGCATACAGCATTCTCTCTGGGAGTTAGAATGA
- a CDS encoding nitroreductase family protein codes for MPTTPAETLYELITTRHTVRHFAPEVPPQTLIEEIIRAGFYAPYAILGVDTKTALRRFIALQRGSEAREAVHALFLKHARRIAHISRFGIVRRAMRLTDRLRIGRTLPLAVYDQTALLANHAETQRRHFLHMANAPYYRIVAEQKRVPLVVRDLEWQSLAHCLQNMWFMASAMGLPFSPYPLPHPSTVIQPFVPCSGLPRRSMSLMAV; via the coding sequence ATGCCAACCACACCTGCTGAAACGCTCTATGAACTTATCACGACGCGCCATACGGTGCGCCACTTTGCCCCCGAAGTTCCGCCTCAAACACTTATTGAGGAGATTATTAGGGCTGGCTTCTACGCCCCTTATGCAATTCTGGGCGTGGATACCAAAACTGCCCTCCGCCGTTTTATCGCCCTTCAACGTGGATCAGAGGCGCGAGAGGCTGTCCATGCCTTGTTTCTCAAACATGCCCGCCGGATAGCGCACATCAGCCGTTTTGGGATTGTCCGTCGTGCCATGCGTCTAACGGATCGCCTGCGGATAGGACGAACACTCCCCTTAGCCGTTTACGATCAAACAGCGCTGCTCGCCAACCACGCCGAAACCCAACGTAGACATTTCCTCCACATGGCGAATGCTCCCTATTACCGCATTGTCGCCGAACAGAAGCGCGTCCCGCTTGTTGTCCGCGATTTAGAGTGGCAGTCCCTTGCCCACTGCCTACAAAACATGTGGTTCATGGCGAGTGCAATGGGCTTGCCTTTCAGCCCATATCCCTTACCTCATCCCTCAACAGTGATCCAGCCTTTTGTACCTTGTTCGGGTTTGCCTCGCAGGAGTATGAGCTTGATGGCTGTTTGA
- a CDS encoding response regulator, which translates to MPTILYVEDHPPAQLLMRAIIAEFTTHRLITAGTGTEALRLAHTERPALYIVDLDLPDTDGITLITALKTAHPAPAVLVSAYAEAVDGATLGTRIDSYLAKPLDPTYVAQIIERTLAG; encoded by the coding sequence ATGCCAACAATACTCTATGTGGAAGATCACCCTCCGGCACAACTGCTCATGCGGGCAATCATCGCTGAATTTACGACGCACCGCCTGATCACGGCGGGAACGGGGACAGAGGCGCTCCGGCTTGCCCATACCGAACGTCCGGCGCTCTACATTGTTGATCTCGATCTTCCCGACACCGATGGGATAACGCTTATCACAGCGTTGAAAACGGCGCACCCTGCTCCGGCAGTCCTTGTTTCTGCCTATGCCGAGGCGGTGGATGGGGCAACCTTAGGCACCCGCATCGATTCGTATTTGGCAAAACCATTAGACCCAACCTATGTGGCGCAGATTATTGAACGTACCCTTGCCGGATGA
- a CDS encoding sortase, translating to MQKRFRILIALCGLALALFPTLPISGQTGKKTPEFRLLIPVIQVDVPIITARRTRTSWSVARLGTKYAGHLEGMRLPGKGGNIGIAAHVELSATKPGPFIDLDQLVVGDVIIVRYGDVDHVYEVSSTFTVKPTDIEFVAATPYEVLTLITCESDGSGTARGRYALRRIVRALPQGSQPE from the coding sequence ATGCAAAAGCGATTTCGTATCCTTATTGCCCTTTGCGGGCTGGCTCTGGCGTTGTTTCCTACGCTGCCTATCAGCGGGCAAACGGGCAAAAAAACGCCCGAATTCCGCCTTCTCATCCCAGTGATCCAAGTTGATGTGCCGATCATTACCGCCCGCCGCACCCGCACAAGTTGGAGCGTGGCGCGGCTTGGCACGAAATATGCCGGACATTTAGAAGGGATGAGACTCCCCGGCAAGGGAGGGAACATCGGGATCGCTGCGCACGTTGAACTCTCGGCAACGAAACCCGGACCCTTCATCGATCTCGATCAACTCGTCGTGGGTGATGTGATCATCGTTCGCTATGGGGATGTTGATCATGTTTATGAAGTGTCCTCCACGTTTACCGTCAAACCAACGGACATTGAATTTGTTGCCGCTACGCCCTACGAGGTGCTGACTCTGATCACCTGTGAGAGTGACGGAAGCGGCACAGCGCGTGGGCGGTATGCCCTGCGCCGGATTGTCCGAGCGCTGCCACAAGGAAGCCAACCAGAATGA
- a CDS encoding PD40 domain-containing protein, giving the protein MRTRSYSVFLLALCSLALCLSGFPTQPPIAAAQPLDPPLFLLMDGDLWAYNEASTTLTQLTRWGYNQTPVVSPDGRRVAYASTAEIAIEALRRYGETPNIPPANIWIWDVASGTATRIAQQPANASFGMGYQTETFVRRSTPAWSPDGTMLAWVEETVTQTTTGGQASLQAVPQLTIYDFRVNAARAVVPIDNRSMPVGIPQWGKSGIALRLPQTGASDTPGDRFIAYNDAGLKTFDLVLPPVTGSFILDYGWVNQIGQEYLGAAYQNGSWTLINPANATTLKATGVPELYSLRAPSGVSARWSPRSMGFSWIATGNGQDVALSTFSGVPSQFALAPSGQALAYIADAVYLLRGGKTIRIPGTERVATNRLAYLTWGAMGYRATTYPIAQPPPIQATLTPFTGACAGAPPARLTVGMVGRVIVDPQNRPNALNSQPSPPSRDPNSVRLGSIPAGGVFTVRNGPICKAGYLWWLVSYNDQLGWTAEGEGTTYWLEPHTGAPPSACAPNLPPRLQIGGRARVTPGVANAVRTAPSTQETISQVAGAIPGGAIFNVLNGPLCGDGYTWWQVEYLGVRGWTPEGEGFTYWVEPLYCGFDLPSRLVIGQQARVTPGLPNALRTQPSTDEAISAVLAPIPGGGVFTVLAGPRCGDGLVWWQVNYNGLLGWTPEGEKSTYWLEPVN; this is encoded by the coding sequence ATGCGAACACGCTCGTACAGCGTTTTTCTCTTGGCACTGTGTTCCTTAGCACTGTGTTTATCGGGTTTTCCTACACAACCACCCATTGCGGCAGCGCAGCCGCTCGATCCCCCTTTATTCCTCCTTATGGATGGCGATTTATGGGCGTACAACGAGGCGTCTACGACGCTCACCCAACTCACCCGTTGGGGCTATAACCAGACCCCCGTTGTCTCGCCTGATGGTCGCCGTGTCGCCTATGCTTCAACCGCCGAAATAGCGATTGAGGCGCTCCGGCGCTATGGGGAAACACCGAACATCCCCCCCGCCAATATCTGGATTTGGGATGTCGCCAGCGGGACAGCGACGCGCATTGCCCAACAGCCCGCCAATGCCTCGTTCGGTATGGGCTACCAAACGGAAACCTTCGTTCGCCGCAGTACGCCCGCATGGTCGCCCGATGGGACGATGTTGGCATGGGTAGAGGAGACCGTTACCCAAACAACCACTGGTGGGCAGGCAAGCCTACAGGCAGTCCCCCAACTAACCATCTATGATTTTCGGGTGAATGCCGCTCGCGCCGTCGTTCCTATTGATAACCGCAGTATGCCCGTTGGAATCCCGCAGTGGGGGAAATCAGGTATCGCGCTGCGGCTGCCTCAGACGGGGGCATCCGATACCCCTGGGGATCGCTTCATCGCCTACAATGACGCCGGATTAAAGACCTTCGATCTCGTCCTTCCGCCTGTTACAGGGTCCTTCATTCTCGATTATGGGTGGGTGAATCAGATTGGACAGGAATACCTCGGTGCTGCCTATCAAAACGGCTCATGGACGCTGATCAATCCGGCAAATGCCACGACCCTAAAAGCAACCGGTGTTCCAGAACTTTACAGCCTTCGTGCGCCGTCGGGCGTCTCGGCGCGGTGGTCACCACGCAGCATGGGCTTCAGTTGGATTGCAACGGGGAATGGGCAAGATGTGGCGCTTAGCACCTTCAGCGGCGTTCCCAGCCAGTTTGCCCTTGCCCCATCTGGTCAGGCATTGGCATATATTGCTGATGCGGTCTATCTTTTGCGGGGGGGAAAGACCATTCGTATTCCTGGTACAGAGCGGGTGGCAACAAACCGCCTTGCCTATCTGACATGGGGCGCGATGGGCTATCGCGCCACAACCTATCCCATTGCCCAACCACCTCCCATCCAAGCGACGCTTACGCCGTTCACTGGGGCATGTGCGGGGGCGCCCCCCGCACGCCTAACGGTGGGGATGGTCGGGCGGGTGATCGTTGATCCGCAGAATCGCCCCAATGCCTTGAATAGTCAACCCTCGCCGCCTTCCCGCGATCCCAACAGTGTTCGCTTGGGGAGTATTCCGGCAGGCGGCGTTTTCACCGTGCGGAATGGTCCGATCTGCAAGGCGGGTTATCTCTGGTGGTTGGTCAGCTACAACGACCAACTTGGTTGGACGGCAGAGGGCGAAGGTACAACCTATTGGCTAGAGCCGCACACAGGCGCCCCACCTTCCGCTTGCGCCCCGAATTTGCCCCCTCGGTTACAGATTGGCGGACGGGCGCGAGTGACACCGGGGGTTGCCAACGCAGTACGCACCGCGCCCTCTACCCAAGAGACGATTAGCCAAGTGGCGGGGGCAATTCCCGGCGGGGCGATTTTCAATGTTCTCAATGGTCCACTGTGTGGGGATGGGTATACGTGGTGGCAGGTCGAATACCTCGGCGTGCGCGGGTGGACGCCAGAGGGCGAGGGGTTCACCTATTGGGTAGAGCCGCTCTACTGTGGGTTTGATCTCCCCTCACGGTTGGTGATCGGTCAACAGGCACGAGTGACACCCGGGCTGCCCAATGCGCTACGTACACAACCCTCTACTGATGAGGCGATCAGTGCCGTCCTCGCGCCGATTCCTGGTGGGGGTGTTTTTACGGTGTTGGCAGGTCCACGCTGTGGGGATGGCTTGGTGTGGTGGCAAGTGAATTACAATGGCTTGCTCGGTTGGACACCAGAGGGGGAGAAATCCACCTATTGGCTAGAACCCGTAAACTAA
- a CDS encoding HAMP domain-containing histidine kinase: protein MNVPLPDEGELPDAVKGQASERIRRYWSGQITLVLIGLVILWLSAELQAIAFARIYLIPVVISFFLLIVAQLRAATDLWLLGIVGGFLFQGMLVDGLGGVTSISFMLPYTFAAMMLSGRRRLFVQTVCVLAFWVSLMYEILPVVPQLNPRRLILVSYNILIATLTFQTLRFLNRLAVELNTVHVAQEVTQRSQQFLARVSHELRTPLNSVLGFAKLLRRAELSPTHGEYLQQLVEEGEQLNHLVSDLLDSAHLATGKMKLHPTLCAVNDLCTAIAGEVRDSLKPSVQLKLNLAPALPPLIADELRLRQIIRNLAVNAAKYTETGTIHIETQARGTTLLITVRDTGAGIPEDEHEMVFVPFVKRDRQSSGVGLGLDIARQLARLHGGDITLQSALGMGSAFIVTLPIQPVDQSVPHASDPASPAMPDKGSSSTAISTLPNGLPQ from the coding sequence TTGAACGTACCCTTGCCGGATGAGGGGGAACTTCCCGATGCCGTCAAAGGGCAAGCCAGCGAACGTATTCGCCGCTATTGGTCGGGGCAGATCACCCTTGTCCTCATCGGGTTGGTTATCCTCTGGCTTTCGGCTGAACTTCAAGCGATTGCCTTTGCGCGAATTTACCTCATTCCCGTTGTGATCAGCTTTTTTCTCTTGATCGTTGCCCAGTTACGCGCCGCTACCGATCTTTGGTTACTGGGCATTGTTGGGGGGTTTCTCTTTCAGGGGATGCTTGTCGATGGCTTAGGGGGTGTCACCTCTATCTCGTTCATGCTCCCCTATACCTTCGCCGCAATGATGTTGAGCGGACGGCGCCGGTTGTTCGTCCAGACGGTTTGTGTCTTGGCGTTTTGGGTCAGTCTGATGTATGAGATCTTGCCCGTTGTCCCTCAGCTTAACCCGCGCCGCCTGATCTTGGTCAGCTACAACATTCTGATTGCCACCCTGACCTTTCAAACGTTACGGTTCTTAAACCGCCTCGCCGTAGAACTGAACACAGTGCATGTTGCCCAAGAAGTCACCCAACGCAGCCAGCAGTTTCTGGCGAGGGTGAGCCACGAACTGCGTACCCCGTTGAATTCGGTCTTGGGCTTTGCCAAACTGCTTCGGCGGGCAGAGTTGTCCCCTACACATGGGGAATATCTTCAGCAGCTGGTAGAGGAAGGCGAACAACTCAATCACTTGGTGAGCGATCTGCTCGACAGCGCCCATCTTGCCACTGGAAAAATGAAACTCCATCCCACCCTGTGCGCTGTGAATGATCTGTGTACGGCAATTGCCGGAGAGGTGCGGGACAGCCTGAAACCTTCCGTCCAACTAAAGCTGAACCTTGCCCCTGCCCTACCGCCCTTGATCGCGGATGAACTGCGGTTGCGGCAGATCATCCGCAACCTTGCCGTGAACGCCGCAAAATACACCGAGACGGGGACAATCCACATCGAGACACAGGCACGCGGAACAACGCTCCTCATCACCGTGCGTGATACCGGAGCAGGCATCCCTGAAGATGAACATGAGATGGTCTTTGTCCCCTTTGTGAAACGGGATCGCCAAAGTTCGGGGGTAGGGTTGGGGTTGGATATTGCCCGCCAGTTGGCGCGGCTCCATGGCGGGGACATCACCCTTCAAAGCGCCTTAGGGATGGGGAGTGCCTTCATAGTCACGCTCCCGATTCAGCCTGTTGATCAGAGCGTTCCACACGCCAGCGATCCCGCCAGCCCCGCCATGCCCGATAAGGGGTCCTCTTCCACAGCAATTTCAACCCTTCCCAATGGATTGCCCCAATGA
- the ppc gene encoding phosphoenolpyruvate carboxylase — translation MTATGEFPAVTNAASPDVNPLSADIRFLGGLLGDVIRAQHGEASFQLVERIRTFARARRRGDAAAGDALTAEIAALDLDSLRVLIKAFSNYFQLINIAEDQQRIRVLRGREVEGTIKESIESAVRTLHADGLDATAMRKLLRTVSLRFVLTAHPSEAKRKEVLLKLRAIAQTLSAYNTNGLLPRERRERELNLIEVIEELWQTRPTRAARATVMDEVDFGMYFMTSVVMESAADTYAELETTLNALYPGEEWSDMPLILRYASWIGGDRDGNPNVTDTVTLETITVMRRAAREVYLREIATLRDHLTQATSEVGVSEPLLAALKGIESDLAAKYPGEPYRQMMSHIHERLSTDGYVSGDDLLSDLCLVRDSLDANRGWKVAQGGLGRLIRKVMVFGLHLAPLEVREDARRFTAALDEIFGTYGQPYLSLSEEERQALLNREIGEKRPLFPLEPDFSEGTNQVIALWRMIGRAHRRFGKACIDTVLASMSQSPSDVLAMLLFAREVGIQRDVDLAPLFETIDDLQAAPAIMRTLYTNPHYRAYLTERGDRQQIMLGYSDSNKDGGYLASNWNLYTAQDALARVCKEYGIALELFHGRGGSIGRGGGPTHQTILAAPPTSRPGRIKITEQGEVIAYRYSNPQIARRHLGQVLNAVILTGQPATGGETLPETWRGAMDTLANEGKTAYRNLVYETPGFLDYWSQATPIDELSNLPISSRPARRRKGGFDGLRAIPWVFSWMQCRAIIPSWYGIGTAVAAYTQQIPEGMATLQTMYREWSFFNVLVQNTELDLAKADMDIAALYAGLVGDVAIRESIYSRIREEHTRSCEAICTISGQTSLLENVPVIQRSIERRNPYVDPLNFIQVALLRRLRDLPPEASERDGYMEAALATINGIAAGMKTTG, via the coding sequence ATGACTGCAACCGGAGAATTTCCTGCTGTGACGAATGCTGCCTCTCCCGATGTGAACCCCCTCAGCGCTGATATTCGCTTTCTCGGCGGGTTGTTAGGCGACGTGATTCGGGCGCAGCATGGTGAAGCGAGTTTTCAACTTGTTGAGCGTATCCGTACCTTTGCCCGCGCCCGCCGCCGAGGGGATGCCGCTGCCGGAGATGCGTTGACAGCAGAGATCGCCGCCCTTGATCTCGATTCATTGCGCGTTTTGATCAAAGCATTCAGCAATTATTTTCAACTGATTAACATTGCCGAAGATCAACAGCGGATTCGCGTCCTGCGCGGGCGGGAGGTAGAGGGGACGATCAAGGAATCGATTGAAAGCGCCGTCCGCACCCTTCATGCCGATGGGTTAGATGCCACTGCTATGCGCAAACTGCTCAGGACGGTCAGCCTAAGATTTGTCCTCACCGCGCACCCCTCCGAGGCGAAGCGCAAAGAGGTTCTGCTCAAACTGCGGGCGATTGCCCAAACCCTAAGCGCCTACAACACAAATGGACTGCTCCCCCGCGAACGGCGCGAACGCGAACTGAATTTGATTGAAGTGATCGAGGAACTCTGGCAAACGCGCCCCACCCGCGCCGCCCGCGCCACCGTCATGGATGAGGTTGATTTTGGCATGTACTTCATGACCTCGGTGGTCATGGAGTCAGCAGCCGATACCTATGCCGAATTAGAGACAACGCTGAACGCACTTTACCCCGGTGAAGAATGGTCGGATATGCCGCTTATTTTGCGTTATGCCAGTTGGATCGGTGGGGATCGGGATGGCAATCCGAACGTGACCGATACCGTCACACTGGAAACGATCACTGTCATGCGCCGTGCCGCCCGCGAGGTCTATCTGCGGGAGATCGCTACCCTGCGCGATCACCTGACCCAAGCAACCAGTGAAGTGGGCGTCTCTGAACCATTGTTAGCGGCGCTGAAAGGCATTGAGAGCGACCTAGCCGCGAAATACCCGGGCGAACCATACCGCCAAATGATGAGTCACATTCACGAGCGCCTGAGCACCGATGGCTATGTGAGTGGGGATGACCTCCTCAGCGATCTTTGTCTTGTTCGGGACAGTTTGGATGCGAACCGAGGATGGAAAGTGGCGCAGGGTGGTTTAGGGCGGCTGATTCGCAAAGTGATGGTTTTTGGTTTGCACCTTGCTCCCCTCGAAGTTCGTGAGGATGCACGACGTTTCACGGCAGCGCTTGATGAAATTTTTGGGACGTATGGACAGCCCTATCTATCACTTTCTGAGGAAGAACGGCAGGCACTCTTGAATCGGGAGATTGGGGAGAAGCGTCCACTGTTCCCGCTTGAGCCGGATTTTTCGGAGGGAACGAATCAGGTGATTGCCCTCTGGCGGATGATCGGACGGGCGCACCGGCGTTTTGGTAAGGCGTGTATTGATACCGTCCTTGCCAGTATGTCCCAATCACCGAGCGATGTTTTGGCGATGCTTTTGTTTGCCCGCGAGGTAGGTATCCAACGTGATGTTGACCTTGCCCCCCTCTTTGAGACCATTGACGATCTTCAGGCTGCGCCGGCGATCATGCGAACCCTTTATACGAATCCGCATTATCGGGCGTACCTTACCGAGCGCGGGGATCGCCAACAGATCATGTTGGGCTATTCCGATAGCAACAAAGACGGTGGCTATCTCGCCTCAAATTGGAATCTGTACACGGCACAAGATGCCCTTGCCCGCGTGTGCAAGGAATATGGCATAGCCCTTGAACTCTTTCATGGGCGGGGGGGGAGCATCGGGCGGGGCGGAGGACCGACCCACCAGACGATTCTTGCTGCCCCACCTACCTCCCGTCCGGGGCGGATCAAGATCACCGAACAAGGGGAAGTGATCGCCTATCGCTACAGCAACCCGCAGATTGCCCGACGGCATTTAGGACAGGTGTTGAATGCAGTCATCCTCACCGGACAGCCGGCAACGGGTGGCGAAACCTTGCCAGAGACATGGCGTGGGGCAATGGATACTCTTGCTAACGAGGGAAAAACCGCCTATCGGAATCTGGTCTATGAGACACCCGGATTTTTGGACTATTGGTCGCAAGCGACACCCATTGATGAACTCTCAAATTTACCCATTAGTTCGCGCCCAGCACGGCGGCGAAAGGGCGGGTTTGACGGACTGCGGGCGATTCCATGGGTGTTTTCCTGGATGCAGTGTCGGGCGATCATTCCGAGTTGGTATGGGATTGGGACGGCAGTAGCAGCTTACACACAACAAATACCAGAGGGCATGGCGACACTGCAAACGATGTACCGTGAGTGGTCGTTTTTCAATGTCCTTGTCCAAAACACGGAATTGGATTTGGCGAAAGCAGATATGGACATCGCCGCCCTCTATGCCGGATTGGTTGGAGATGTTGCTATACGGGAGTCCATTTACAGCCGGATACGGGAAGAACATACCCGCTCTTGCGAGGCGATCTGTACGATCAGTGGGCAGACATCGCTCTTAGAAAATGTCCCCGTCATTCAGCGCTCGATTGAGCGACGAAACCCCTATGTCGATCCTTTGAATTTCATTCAGGTGGCGCTTCTACGCCGTCTGCGTGACCTCCCCCCCGAAGCGAGTGAACGTGATGGATATATGGAGGCGGCATTGGCGACGATTAACGGGATTGCGGCGGGGATGAAAACGACGGGTTGA
- a CDS encoding tyrosine-type recombinase/integrase, which produces MKTMNAIQNFLEAKQADGTDPKTLKWYRAMLKPLSDNYGNVNVGQISTPDMRELMIALRSKTASKATISGYSVALRAFWAWVERETGKVNPMGGIKKPGRPTPHPRAISPADLKAIYQACGGGWIGARDRAIILMLADTGIRAGGLLTLKIDDLDLTKRRAIVKEKFGKKRPVPYTRLTMSVLKTYLMARPKHGVALFCTSKGDPLTYWGLRQLLMRLAKRAGIKGRYNIHSFRHFAAREYLRQGGDLATLATLLGHADVSTTAAHYAVYDSDEIAARHDLHSPLKTVFGRSSSADAD; this is translated from the coding sequence ATGAAGACCATGAACGCGATTCAGAACTTCCTAGAGGCAAAGCAAGCGGACGGCACAGACCCCAAAACGCTGAAGTGGTATAGGGCAATGTTGAAACCTCTCTCTGATAACTATGGCAACGTTAATGTAGGTCAGATCAGCACCCCTGATATGCGTGAATTGATGATCGCCCTACGCTCAAAAACAGCGAGCAAGGCAACAATATCAGGCTACAGTGTAGCCTTGCGGGCATTCTGGGCATGGGTTGAACGGGAAACAGGGAAGGTGAACCCAATGGGGGGGATTAAGAAACCAGGTCGCCCCACACCCCACCCTAGAGCGATTTCCCCGGCTGACCTAAAAGCGATCTATCAGGCGTGTGGTGGGGGATGGATCGGGGCGCGGGATAGGGCAATCATCCTCATGTTGGCGGACACAGGTATCCGTGCGGGGGGCTTGCTCACCCTAAAGATTGACGATCTTGACCTGACAAAGCGGCGGGCAATCGTCAAAGAGAAGTTTGGGAAAAAGCGCCCCGTCCCCTACACAAGGCTGACGATGAGTGTCCTGAAAACCTACCTAATGGCACGCCCTAAACACGGTGTGGCGCTCTTCTGTACATCGAAGGGTGATCCTCTGACCTATTGGGGGTTGCGTCAACTGCTTATGAGGTTGGCAAAACGGGCGGGGATCAAAGGGCGGTATAATATCCATAGTTTCCGGCACTTTGCGGCACGGGAATACCTCAGACAGGGTGGCGATCTGGCAACACTGGCAACACTCTTAGGTCATGCCGACGTATCTACGACGGCGGCGCACTATGCGGTTTATGATAGTGATGAGATAGCGGCGCGGCATGACCTTCACAGCCCCTTAAAGACCGTGTTTGGGCGTTCTAGTAGTGCTGATGCTGATTGA
- a CDS encoding ACT domain-containing protein, with protein sequence MPHTFTLIALPGTYAVCRLRANAPLPAWVRIDDSGGFVSVTRTPEELSLVVSDAALPPGLRTEDAAGSYEVFEDHPDLKAERGWTALRIAGTLDFGMTGVLAALTGVLAPVGITVFTISTYDTDYLFVRHESLERAARVLRLEGHTIDVG encoded by the coding sequence ATGCCTCATACCTTCACCCTGATCGCTCTGCCCGGAACTTACGCCGTGTGCCGCCTGCGGGCGAATGCGCCCCTTCCGGCGTGGGTGCGTATTGATGATTCCGGCGGCTTCGTCTCCGTCACCCGCACACCAGAGGAACTCTCTCTTGTTGTGTCCGATGCCGCCCTACCACCGGGGCTGCGAACGGAGGATGCGGCAGGTAGTTACGAGGTTTTTGAGGATCATCCTGATCTCAAAGCAGAACGAGGCTGGACAGCGCTGCGCATCGCCGGAACGCTCGATTTTGGGATGACGGGCGTCCTTGCTGCGCTCACCGGCGTTTTAGCGCCGGTGGGGATCACCGTTTTCACCATCTCCACCTATGACACCGATTATCTCTTTGTGCGCCACGAGAGCCTAGAGCGGGCGGCGCGTGTTCTCCGTTTAGAGGGGCATACCATTGATGTAGGCTGA
- a CDS encoding TetR/AcrR family transcriptional regulator: MARKQTITDNQILAAAREIFLAEGFEASTADIAARAGVSSGSIFKRFPTKEALFFAAMNDHPITAIWVDELDKLLGKGDLRANLAHIAHHIYRTTRERLPKVMIAWSIRRPDHAETVKDVALTDALRLALFIGEEVSLGRLRPCDPAAVAQVIFGTATSLSLLEILQDAPIPIVEDLIHGVISVLWASIAPEKGG; encoded by the coding sequence ATGGCACGCAAACAAACAATCACAGATAACCAAATTCTAGCCGCTGCCCGCGAAATCTTCCTAGCCGAGGGATTCGAGGCATCTACCGCCGATATTGCCGCCCGTGCTGGCGTTTCATCAGGATCGATCTTCAAACGCTTTCCCACGAAAGAGGCGCTCTTTTTCGCCGCCATGAACGATCACCCAATAACGGCGATTTGGGTGGACGAACTCGACAAACTGCTTGGCAAGGGTGATCTCAGAGCAAACCTAGCGCACATCGCCCATCATATCTACCGCACAACGCGGGAAAGATTACCTAAAGTGATGATCGCGTGGTCGATACGCCGTCCCGATCACGCTGAGACCGTGAAAGATGTCGCCCTTACCGATGCCCTTCGTTTGGCGCTTTTCATTGGGGAGGAGGTAAGTCTCGGACGCCTTCGTCCCTGCGATCCCGCAGCAGTAGCCCAAGTGATTTTTGGCACGGCAACCAGTTTGAGCCTGCTCGAGATTTTACAAGACGCGCCGATCCCTATTGTGGAAGACTTGATCCATGGCGTAATCAGTGTCCTTTGGGCAAGTATCGCTCCCGAAAAAGGGGGTTAG